One segment of Plasmodium vivax chromosome 14, whole genome shotgun sequence DNA contains the following:
- a CDS encoding 26S protease regulatory subunit 8, putative (encoded by transcript PVX_101335A), with translation MAAVDMQVRAGELPEEPKKDLKKEPSGASKSEEEMQSGIKTYYEMKIEEYESIINKKLQNKKRLEAQRNELNTRVRELCDEIQYLLEAASYVGEIVKPMGKNKVLVKINPEGKYVVDISHSVNIAQCTPNTRVALYNDSYKLHKILPSKVDPLVSLMKVEKVPDSTYEMVGGLDQQVKEVKEVIELPVKHPEIFESLGISQPKGVLLYGPPGTGKTLLARAVAHHTDCTFIRVSGSELVQKYIGEGSRMVRELFVMAREHAPSIIFMDEIDSIGSQRIEGEHGDSEVQRTMMELLNQLDGFESTQNIKVIMCTNRIDILDEALLRPGRIDRKIEFPNPNVEARMEILKIHSRKMNLMRGIDMMKIATDMNNCSGAEVKAVCTEAGMFALRERRVHVTQEDFEMAVAKVMKQDAEKNFTLRKLWK, from the coding sequence ATGGCGGCCGTGGACATGCAGGTGCGGGCGGGCGAGCTGCCGGAGGAGCCCAAGAAGGACCTCAAGAAGGAGCCCAGCGGAGCGAGCAAGAGCGAGGAGGAAATGCAGTCGGGCATCAAAACGTATTACGAAATGAAAATTGAGGAATACGAATCgatcataaataaaaagttgcaaaacAAGAAGAGGTTGGAAGCTCAGAGAAATGAACTGAACACAAGAGTGAGGGAACTATGTGATGAGATTCAGTACCTCCTGGAAGCTGCCTCTTATGTAGGCGAAATTGTAAAACCCATGGGCAAAAACAAAGTCCTCGTAAAAATAAACCCAGAAGGAAAATACGTGGTAGACATATCCCATAGCGTAAACATAGCTCAGTGTACACCCAACACGAGAGTGGCTTTATATAATGACTCCTATAAGTTGCATAAGATCCTTCCGAGTAAGGTAGATCCCCTTGTGTCTCTGATGAAGGTAGAAAAGGTCCCGGACTCTACATACGAAATGGTTGGTGGGTTAGACCAACAAGTGAAGGAAGTGAAAGAAGTGATCGAGTTGCCTGTGAAGCATCCAGAAATTTTTGAGTCCTTAGGAATTTCACAACCGAAAGGGGTCCTCCTCTATGGCCCACCAGGAACAGGAAAGACTCTACTAGCCAGAGCGGTAGCACACCATACAGACTGCACCTTCATAAGAGTCTCAGGATCTGAGCTGGTTCAGAAGTACATCGGTGAAGGATCACGAATGGTGAGGGAGTTATTTGTCATGGCAAGGGAACATGCCCCCTCTATCATTTTTATGGATGAAATAGATTCCATTGGAAGTCAAAGGATAGAAGGAGAGCATGGAGACTCAGAAGTTCAGAGGACTATGATGGAGCTGCTAAATCAGCTGGACGGATTTGAGTCTACACAAAATATTAAAGTCATCATGTGTACCAACAGAATTGATATCCTGGATGAGGCGTTGTTAAGACCAGGAAGAATTGACCGTAAAATTGAATTCCCTAACCCTAATGTTGAAGCTCGCATGgagattttaaaaatccaCAGCAGGAAGATGAACCTCATGAGGGGCATCGATATGATGAAGATTGCCACGGACATGAACAACTGCTCTGGGGCAGAGGTCAAGGCCGTGTGCACCGAGGCAGGCATGTTTGCGCTGCGCGAGAGGCGCGTCCACGTCACGCAGGAGGACTTCGAGATGGCCGTCGCCAAGGTGATGAAGCAGGACGCCGAGAAGAACTTCACCCTCAGGAAGTTGTGGAAGTAG
- a CDS encoding hypothetical protein, conserved (encoded by transcript PVX_101340A): protein MNRHIVRLLVGGKLMEKKNIDKQIIQRNLQHVILHFDRYSQETGVAALLKKIIPYTKNTFLGSVHLKFLYTHVVEPLLKEGNIDAECLPNLVHTFKRSEECNYMVKELNDHIVYAIRGGKISLQNDLNNWVSVVQVFSAKRRGINFVPLLRHLLLNDSFAASQRGGTHHVKSSEPRNVDAHIPNDAHIQQSSLDQCQVFPPISSRDLHYATLESLPPRTFCILMNVLSKVKMQNEPDPIFTSFLREKTIQMMPHMSNIDVCQLAEALTQLMCVDREILSTLIESEVLKRVTSFDVLQLSMIFHSLSKYWKDLKKKKLFCVLFMRKIEKYLALYSLHNQEEKYILRTRNKNTLIEIVPMFFLAYVKNAHAMFPLYSCFSKFVLLQFSILSKWLRRSLSEGNRQSGILNLQLGSSGGSHPPSLRHTNQTLSNLLYAFTGYLYNISTLQYEGEQSRSFDRHLRLTLDNIYQLLSHFILFYRHREVVTNGAQFILPVHKSQLLIFLYTYWGFLLDLHSRGDDCTQVRKKNNLALTVQAKGNEKKNTMHTADSFFFIKLEDARKVSFLLVVLDDINLNALMKETLEENNKYVSHIYSQVLNVANNSAGVPHRAALHFSRRVVGPYTISELCR from the coding sequence ATGAACAGGCACATTGTGCGCCTGCTCGTGGGCGGCAAACTgatggagaagaaaaacatcgACAAGCAAATAATCCAGCGCAACTTGCAGCACGTCATCCTACATTTCGATCGGTACAGCCAAGAAACGGGCGTCGCTGCATTGCTCAAAAAAATCATCCCCTATACGAAGAACACCTTTCTGGGGAGCGTCCActtgaaatttttatatacccATGTCGTTGAGCCGCTACTAAAGGAGGGGAACATCGACGCCGAATGTTTGCCAAACCTCGTTCATACATTTAAGAGAAGTGAAGAGTGTAACTACATGGTGAAAGAATTGAATGACCACATCGTTTATGCCATtcgaggaggaaaaatcTCTCTGCAGAATGACCTAAACAACTGGGTTAGTGTTGTGCAGGTGTTTTCCGCCAAACGGAGAGGCATCAATTTTGTGCCGCTGCTCAGGCACCTTCTGCTGAACGATAGCTTTGCAGCTTCGCAAAGAGGGGGTACACATCATGTTAAGTCGAGTGAACCTCGCAATGTAGACGCACATATCCCAAATGACGCACACATTCAGCAGAGCAGCCTCGATCAGTGCCAAGTGTTCCCTCCCATTTCTTCCCGTGATCTCCACTACGCAACATTGGAAAGCCTCCCCCCCAGGACCTTCTGCATCCTGATGAACGTATTGTCCAAAGTTAAAATGCAGAACGAGCCAGATCCCATCTTCACATCCTTTCTGCGGGAAAAAACCATCCAAATGATGCCCCACATGAGCAACATCGACGTGTGCCAACTGGCAGAAGCCCTAACCCAACTCATGTGTGTAGATAGGGAAATTCTCTCAACACTAATAGAATCGGAAGTGCTCAAAAGGGTAACGTCCTTTGACGTTTTGCAGTTGTCCATGATATTTCACTCTCTCTCCAAATATTGGAaggacttaaaaaaaaaaaaacttttctgCGTACTCTTCATGCGGAAgatagaaaaatatttggcACTATACTCGCTACACAATCAGGAGGAGAAATATATCCTGCGCACTCGGAACAAAAACACGCTGATCGAAATAGTGCCcatgttttttttggcctaCGTGAAAAACGCACACGCCATGTTTCCGCTCTATTCTTGTTTTTCCAAATTCGTCCTCCTGCAGTTTTCGATTTTGTCCAAGTGGCTGCGCCGCTCCCTCTCTGAAGGAAATCGCCAAAGTGGGATCCTAAATCTGCAGTTAGGAAGCAGCGGAGGAAGCCATCCTCCCAGCCTGCGCCACACCAACCAAACGCTCTCCAATTTGCTGTACGCTTTTACTGGCTACCTTTACAACATTAGCACATTGCAGTACGAGGGGGAACAAAGCAGATCATTCGACAGGCACCTCCGCTTAACCCTGGACAACATTTATCAGCTCCTCTCCCACTTCATCCTGTTTTATCGCCACAGGGAAGTGGTCACAAATGGGGCGCAATTCATTCTGCCAGTACACAAATCCcagcttttaatttttttgtacacctACTGGGGTTTCCTGCTCGATTTGCACTCCCGCGGAGATGATTGCACAcaggtgagaaaaaaaaacaatttagccttaaccgttcaggcaaaagggaacgaaaaaaaaaataccatgCACACAGCtgactcattttttttcatcaaattgGAGGACGCGAGGAAGGTAAGTTTTCTCCTCGTAGTTTTGGACGACATTAACCTAAACGCATTGATGAAAGAAACGTTAGAAGAAAACAACAAATATGTGAGTCACATTTATTCGCAGGTGCTGAATGTGGCTAACAACTCGGCAGGAGTTCCCCACCGGGCAGCTCTACATTTCAGCAGACGAGTGGTGGGGCCATACACAATTTCTGAACTGTGCAGGTGa
- a CDS encoding hypothetical protein, conserved (encoded by transcript PVX_101345A): MEYKKTKRTNQYIFEGSRHQAKRQKINVNAECKGILISTLSPKRMTVGIKEFLNFLKVHFPSEADEGKVKPTGEKQAEEKSTEETKQTGEKQTGEKPTEEKPTEQADADADDAAEGQGGRVEKQLKEEIEKENLEYNRFAPLRNIVKNFTFIKFNNATEKSPSDIVQQIFVLAHNKKEKYILRHLCKIIPLDCICKPHLSPFIKAILPVVKKNFPQGTCVQESFTVGHLSKLMNVSAEEGEKKEGEKGEGEKGEGDKKEGEKEDDKKEGEKKEGEKKEDQAKEDQAKENKAAEENKAAEENKAAEENKAVEETKPSEDQQPAGKKLSWALIYKCSNTKTLMKRDVLTVLDNCIGNNYSVNLSSPDLAVVVYVTEIMCGISIVKGYEKTRKFNIAAFNEDS; encoded by the exons ATGGagtataaaaaaacgaagaggaCCAACCAGTACATCTTTGAGGGGAGCAGACACCAGGCTAAG aggcAGAAGATAAACGTGAACGCGGAGTGCAAGGGGATCCTGATCTCCACGCTGAGCCCCAAGCGGATGACCGTGGGCATAAAGGAGTTTTTGAATTTCCTGAAGGTTCACTTTCCCAGTGAGGCCGATGAGGGGAAGGTGAAGccaacgggggagaagcaggcgGAGGAGAAGTCAACAGAGGAGACgaagcaaacgggggagaaacaaacgggggagaagccaacGGAGGAGAAGCCAACGGAGCAAGCAGACGCAGACGCAGACGATGCCGCGGAAGGACAAGGCGGCCGCGTGGAAAAACAACTGAAGGAGGaaatcgaaaaggaaaacttgGAGTACAACCGCTTCGCCCCTCTTCGAAATATCGTAAAGAATTTCACCTTCATAAAATTTAACAACGCTACGGAGAAGAGCCCATCGGACATTGTGCAGCAGATCTTCGTGTTGGCTcacaacaaaaaggagaagtataTCCTCAGGCACCTGTGCAAAATTATTCCTCTGGACTGCATCTGCAAGCCGCACTTGTCCCCCTTCATAAAGGCCATCCTGCCAGTCGTTAAGAAGAACTTCCCCCAAGGGACCTGCGTGCAGGAGAGTTTCACCGTTGGTCATCTGTCCAAGCTGATGAACGTGTCGGCGGAGGAGGGTGAAAAGAAGGAgggtgaaaagggggaaggcgagaagggggaaggcgATAAGAAGGAAGGAGAGAAGGAGGATGATAAGAAGGAAggtgaaaagaaggaaggtGAGAAGAAAGAAGACCAGGCAAAGGAGGACCAGGCGAAGGAGAACAAAGCTGCGGAAGAGAACAAAGCCGCGGAAGAGAACAAAGCTGCGGAAGAGAACAAAGCCGTGGAAGAGACAAAGCCAAGCGAGGACCAACAGCCCGCGGGAAAAAAACTTTCGTGGGCCCTCATCTACAAATGCTCGAACACGAAGACTCTCATGAAGAGGGACGTCCTGACGGTGCTAGATAACTGCATAGGGAACAACTATTCTGTTAATTTGAGTAGCCCCGACTTGGCCGTGGTGGTTTACGTAACAGAG atcATGTGCGGAATCAGCATCGTCAAAGGTTACGAGAAGACGAGGAAGTTTAACATCGCGGCGTTCAACGAGGATTCCTGA
- a CDS encoding hypothetical protein, conserved (encoded by transcript PVX_101350A), translating into MDVEEKLLKSFKEVRKTFAKRQGRQEQNVISDFPKWEDNFSCDEYSVKDVVRRAREGGGEGENETGKYKHVFNTFENDINYYLGEYVEDIICSSVAGRKDDGFPRWEEETLRKPSDVIFQHLICGSLMGENLRRYECSSRYFAPTAVEDASE; encoded by the coding sequence ATGGATGTCGAAGAGAAACTGCTGAAATCGTTTAAGGAGGTGAGGAAAACGTTTGCAAAGCGCCAAGGGAGGCAGGAACAAAACGTCATTTCggactttccaaaatgggaagacaACTTCTCATGCGATGAGTACTCAGTTAAAGATGTGGTACGTCGTGCAagagaggggggaggagaaggagaaaacgaaACAGGCAAGTATAAACACGTCTTTAACACCTTTGAAAATGATATTAACTACTACTTAGGTGAATATGTAGAAGACATTATATGCTCTTCCGTCGCGGGTCGGAAGGATGACGGCTTCCCTCGATGGGAGGAGGAAACGTTGAGGAAGCCGTCGGACGTAATTTTTCAGCACTTGATATGTGGCAGTTTGATGGGCGAAAATTTGAGGCGTTACGAATGCAGCTCGAGGTACTTCGCGCCCACTGCGGTGGAGGACGCGTCCGAGTAA
- a CDS encoding protein phosphatase 2C domain containing protein (encoded by transcript PVX_101355A), producing the protein MITRDKDESELEDEGGDNLFRRGRDGERNGLRDSGSSGVEVQMVVPGGAAPYGKIRREDKAEPARKGKDASVRLDVERYSRKEARPAQRLFTGNLFEEVAPIQGGNKAHVKKEQMGSMNFKARKVVGGGEEKKRLPEGAYGYVGDGKGASGRGVSGRGQNGAVSRGGAIDGAINRGEVVNRGEAAHRSGQPNGGAPEDVIVLRDDESGDSPGGRKNFSTEGLYPFEDKERKNSQMMKKGFHKMINDNIINKLVHKTFNNIMHKTPNESAVVSSPDAAALGSASQNSGSHKRSAPLFEDSTVKKEKKKKMKRAGEEAVLNGGGGADCGGVRGKAGNQVKVRMKKEPRGRAAKEGEAAKEREAPKERETPKEREPAEPPRKDNFHLYCQNHKKIFGDADGGDLLKSESGGMMGSTREAPRSSDPLSGDTGNDRIQPMDSTPLGEQKNEENLKNQLSEISNIIYSQNGDDGNPVGGKSQEGATDEEKKMTYPSIYKEDKKEWFRANKQDEWVVHKLCDWLYNVKDKLYFNIKTQGIYYVKDGSFRKFESSFDERGDATLSRSGSGSGSGSGGGSQLGSGSGSQLGNSLWNAHKNGFPFEFDSDDPLLSKKGKAISADGRNIFANASDVLSDHSVRANPCVFVEDSGSMGGNNSSRVISRSSSGGRGAEADSGSSILMGKKAEQRNGGPVSGSPSNGSAARDSHSGGSGSADSRSADSRSAESRSAESRSPESRSPDNRSTDGRPGRESAEANDETVEEFSMVLEDDLVCGTYSQMGDHNRCENEDFYVTKDILDLNNVSESDGLCFFSGVFDGHGGSNCARYVMTHLKTNLIAKFRQSFPITCKKQCKDKESKLNDLSVEIRALYDSCIKGFDMTDKNYIELSKKYDYKDGSTACIVLIYGPDDDGSLKVLCANCGDSGALICHDRKPVKLSLRHKPDLQEERVRILKCGGIIANINGINRIITKHKVKGQTGREKTFLALSTSRSFGDISYKVPRKIVLCKPFISVYTIDFDMDSFLVLATDGILNVLTDKEIIDIVWRNIHRKPEEAAEEVVQEASRRGSTDDKTCTVIFFYWRKDIFRGDSEDASVDAPPREEAPGEDINMFSEVF; encoded by the exons atgataacgAGGGATAAGGATGAGAGCGAACTGGAAGACGAGGGTGGGGACAATTTGTTTCGTCGGGGCAGAGATGGTGAGAGGAATGGCCTGCGCGATAGCGGTAGCTCCGGGGTGGAAGTTCAGATGGTAGTACCTGGAGGGGCTGCGCCGTACGGGAAAATCCGAAGGGAGGATAAGGCCGAACCAGCTCGTAAAGGGAAAGACGCATCGGTGAGATTAGACGTAGAACGTTACTCAAGGAAAGAGGCGCGTCCTGCGCAGAGGCTTTTCACTGGGAATCTGTTTGAAGAAGTGGCCCCCATCCAGGGTGGGAATAAGGCGCACgtgaagaaggaacaaatggGCAGCATGAATTTTAAGGCGAGAAAGGTGGTAGGGGGTGgcgaagaaaagaaaaggctaCCGGAGGGGGCCTACGGGTATGTGGGTGACGGGAAGGGCGCCAGCGGAAGGGGCGTCAGCGGAAGGGGTCAAAATGGGGCAGTCAGTCGGGGGGGAGCGATCGATGGAGCGATCAATCGTGGGGAAGTCGTGAACCGTGGTGAAGCAGCCCATCGAAGCGGCCAGCCCAACGGTGGAGCTCCAGAAGATGTGATCGTTCTGCGAGACGACGAAAGTGGGGACAGccccggggggagaaaaaatttttcaacCGAGGGATTATACCCATTTGAAGATAAAGAACGGAAGAACAGTCAGATGATGAAAAAGGGTTTCCACAAAATGATTAAcgataatattattaacaaattgGTTCATAAgacatttaataatataatgcacAAGACGCCCAATGAAAGCGCTGTTGTGTCTTCTCCTGATGCTGCAGCGTTGGGGAGTGCGTCACAGAATAGCGGTAGCCATAAGAGGAGCGCGCCCCTGTTTGAAGACTCAActgtgaagaaggagaaaaagaagaaaatgaagagagcGGGGGAGGAAGCTGTTTTGAATGGAGGGGGAGGCGCTGACTGCGGGGGGGTGAGGGGCAAGGCGGGGAACCAAGTGAAGGTGCGAATGAAGAAGGAGCCCAGGGGGAGAGCGgcaaaggagggggaagccgCCAAGGAGAGAGAAGCCCCCAAGGAGAGGGAAACCCCCAAGGAGAGAGAACCCGCCGAACCGCCCAGGAAGGACAACTTTCACCTCTACTGCCAAAATCATAAGAAAATTTTCGGAGACGCAGATGGTGGGGATTtgttaaaaagtgaaagtggAGGGATGATGGGGTCCACGAGGGAAGCTCCTCGTTCGAGTGACCCCCTCAGTGGAGACACCGGCAATGATCGCATCCAACCGATGGACAGTACCCCCctgggggagcaaaaaaatgaggagaactTGAAGAATCAGCTGAGCGAAATATCGAACATAATTTacagccaaaatggggatgaTGGTAATccagtggggggaaaaagccAAGAGGGAGCAACggatgaagaaaagaaaatgaccTACCCGTCGATTTATAAAGAGGATAAGAAGGAATGGTTTCGAGCGAACAAGCAGGACGAGTGGGTCGTCCACAAGTTATGCGATTGGCTGTACAATGTTAAGGATAAATTGTACTTTAACATAAAGACGCAGGGGATTTACTATGTGAAGGACGGGTCCTTTCGCAAATTCGAGAGCTCCTTTGACGAAAGGGGCGACGCCACGTTGAGTCGGAGCGGCagtggaagtggaagcggcagCGGAGGGGGCAGTCAACTTGGCAGCGGAAGCGGCAGCCAACTTGGCAACTCCCTGTGGAACGCGCACAAGAACGGCTTCCCCTTCGAATTCGACTCTGATGATCCACTGTTGAGCAAGAAAGGGAAGGCCATCAGCGCAGATGGAaggaacatttttgcaaacgcGAGCGACGTGCTGAGCGACCACAGCGTGCGGGCGAACCCGTGTGTGTTTGTTGAGGACAGCGGCAGCATGGGAGGGAACAATTCCAGTAGGGTTATCAGTCGGAGCAGTAGCGGGGGGCGAGGTGCCGAGGCCGACTCGGGCAGCAGCATTTTGATGGGTAAGAAGGCGGAGCAGAGGAATGGCGGCCCGGTCAGCGGCAGTCCCTCGAATGGTAGTGCGGCGCGGGATAGTCACTCAGGGGGTAGCGGTTCTGCAGATAGTCGCTCTGCAGATAGTCGCTCTGCAGAAAGCCGCTCTGCAGAAAGCCGCTCTCCTGAAAGCCGCTCGCCTGATAACCGCTCAACAGATGGGCGCCCCGGGCGGGAGAGCGCCGAGGCGAACGACGAAACGGTGGAGGAGTTCAGCATGGTGCTGGAGGACGACTTGGTGTGCGGCACGTAcagccaaatgggggacCACAACAGATGCGAAAATGAGGATTTCTACGTGACAAAGGATATCCTAGATCTTAATAACGTCTCGGAGAGTGACGGCTTGTGTTTCTTCAGTGGGGTGTTTGACGGGCACGGTGGCTCCAACTGTGCGAGGTACGTCATGACCCATCTGAAGACAAATTTGATTGCCAAGTTCAGGCAGTCCTTCCCAATCACCTGTAAGAAGCAATGCAAAGATAAAGAATCCAAACTGAATGACCTCAGCGTGGAGATTAGGGCACTATACGATAGCTGCATCAAGGGATTCGATATGACAGATAAGAATTATATAGAATTGTCTAAGAAGTATGATTATAAGGATGGGTCCACCGCGTGCATCGTTTTGATTTACGGACCAGATGATGATGGGTCTCTTAAAGTGCTGTGTGCAAACTGCGGAGATTCAGGGGCACTCATATGCCACGATAGAAAACCAGTGAAACTGTCACTAAGGCATAAGCCGGATTTGCAAGAAGAACGGGTCAGGATACTAAAGTGCGGAGGGATCATAGCCAACATTAATGGGATCAACAGAATTATTACAAAGCATAAGGTGAAAGGACAGACGGGTAGGGAGAAGACCTTCTTGGCCTTGTCTACCTCTAGATCCTTTGGGGACATTTCCTATAAGGTCCCAAGAAAAATTGTCTTGTGCAAACCGTTCATCAGCGTTTACACCATCGACTTTGATATGGATTCCTTTTTGGTGCTCGCCACTGATGGGATTTTAAATGTGCTAACAGACAAGGAAATTATTGACATCGTTTGGAGGAACATTCACAGGAAGCCGGAGGAGGCTGCGGAGGAGGTGGTTCAGGAGGCCTCCCGGCGCGGCTCCACGGACGACAAGACCTGCACCGTCATCTTCTTCTACTGGAGGAAGGACATCTTTCGCGGCGACTCCGAGGACGCCTCCGTGGACGCGCCTCCGCGGGAGGAGGCCCCGGGCGAG GACATCAACATGTTTTCCGAAGTTTTCTAA
- a CDS encoding hypothetical protein, conserved (encoded by transcript PVX_101360A): MKRAHSEVLKFAPFNLKNRHSLISFYKMLSKEYKCGELHQNIILNPDEKSSFLYLQQSQDEIIFGFKDTNNGLYQKLVKLKDSRIFGYEQTKQEEVIAPLIKDIKNYSYIEGGALVTFHKPLLKSYMLSQLQELQKMQKLKELSGE, from the coding sequence ATGAAACGGGCCCACAGTGAAGTGCTTAAATTCGCGCCGTTCAACTTGAAGAACAGGCACTCCCTCATctcattttacaaaatgttaAGCAAAGAATACAAGTGCGGAGAGCTTCACCaaaatatcattttaaatCCAGACGAGAAATCCTCCTTCCTTTACCTGCAACAGAGTCAAGACGAAATTATTTTCGGCTTTAAGGACACCAATAATGGCTTATATCAAAAGCTGGTAAAGTTAAAAGACAGCAGAATTTTTGGCTACGAGCAAACCAAGCAAGAGGAAGTAATTGCGCCGTTAATTAaggacataaaaaattactcctACATTGAAGGAGGCGCTCTGGTGACCTTTCACAAGCCGCTGCTGAAGAGTTACATGCTCTCTCAGCTGCAGGAGCTGCAGAAGATGCAGAAGTTGAAGGAGCTGTCGGGCGAGTGA